Below is a genomic region from Vitis riparia cultivar Riparia Gloire de Montpellier isolate 1030 chromosome 5, EGFV_Vit.rip_1.0, whole genome shotgun sequence.
ACCCATCAACAGCCATTGTGAAGGATCATCACCCTATATATGATTCTTCTGAAAAGCAACCTGAAGCTCTAAAGTCTGAGCCTAAACTACATCATTTCTTTGCAGTTTAATGCTTTTCTGGTAATCCAATGCTCCTGACTTCTTCAAGACAAATCACAAGGCTATAAAGTCAAACTTATATCATTGATGACTTTTTCAAGAAAGCAACCAAAACTCCAAACGAAAACTATATAAACCCTAAAGAaatatgtattatatatatatatatatatattataactCTTGACTTCTTCCGATTTCTAACCTAAGCACCAAAATCGAATAAAAATCATTGTTTatcaattatttcattttttggtaCATCTCTCATAAGCTCACATTGGTGGGTGATTTTCAGAAACTTCAGaatgatgataattttgatGTTCGTCTTCGAAATTTTTAAACCCTTCCTTTATCTTTTTCCATTCCTcatgatatttttatatgttattctGAACATTATTATTGTTGGTTCAGCTCAGATAATAATTTGGTTTTGTGGTCTCATTTTACATCTTCTGTTCTCCCTAATTACTAAGCACCTGATCGTGACCTTTCTCATAGTCACATTTTGTCTTCTGCACAAACTGGTTTGGGATTTTCTAGTTCAATTGTGTTTGGATTCAATCAATCATCAGGCAACCACCAATCTGCCCATCCAAGCTTTGTGAATGGATTGGCCCTTTCTTATTCTGGTTCTGGCATCATTTCAGTTGCATAAGCTCCAATCCAAGGCTTCATCGGGCAAGAGAGACTCCTAAACAGATTAGTCTAAAGCTAGCAATTGACAAGGAAAAGAACCCAGTTTTATTTGCAGAATCTGATATAGATTTTGTAGATGTTCTCTTCAGTTTTCTCACCTTGCCAATGGGAACTATTCTAAAGATTGGCTGACAAGAAATCAGGTGTGGGATGCATGGATTACTTATATAAGAACGTTGAGGCTCTTGATGAACAATTTCTACAATCAAAAGAATGCAAGACCATGTTGCTCAATCCCAGAAGTGCTCACGACATTCATTGTAAGAACTTGGTTCTGAAGATTGATGATACAGAGCCTACTAAAATCTACATGTGCTCAAAACTGTTCTGCCCTATTAAAACTCCCAATAAGAAAGCTTACTGTTTGTCTAGTATGGTTGAGAATTCTGAATGTAGTTGTGGACAAGCAATGGATAAGGAAGTATTTCTAGAATACCAAGAGGGGATCATAGATGGAAATGGGGTATTCATGAAAGGAACATCAAGAATGTTTATGATCACAGATGATTTGCATATCACACCCGTTTCCATGTCAGATAGCCTTGCAATGTTTCAGAAACTCAGATTGGAAAGCGGCAATGGCATTGAAGTAAGGACTGTAATAGTCGATGAAGAAGAGGTACTTTTAGAATGCACCACCTAAATGAATATTTACTAGAAAGGGTACATCGATTGGCTTCTTTTTGTCACCTTTTGAAAAAAGGCTGAAAATAGCTACCACAGAggaatcttattttaaatatttttcagcattttcttcattaattaTATTCTAATTTATGGATGATTGAGTTTCTGATTATCACTAATtccaataaatttattttcaccaaAATAAACGAGATTTGATAGCAACCATGTCCTCTTATAATCCTTACTATATATGTTCCTTTTGTTGTTTGTCTTGAGCTAGGTTTTGCATCTACTCAAGCGTTCATTACTATCCAAGACTCCTATGACAGATACATTCTTATCGAATGAAGAGAATACAGAAAATGCAGCACCTTTTGAACCACTAAGCAGGCCCAATCACCTTGAAAATAGGTTTAGGAAGATGAAGGTAAAGCTCCTTATCAACAAATCCAGCAGGAGGGTTTTATGCCTAGAAGCTAAAGAAGACTTTATGAACCTGGTGCTTAGCTTTCTTACATTGCCTCTTGGTTCTATAATAAGACTGTTAAGGGGACATTCTTCCCTGGGGAGTGTAGACAACTTGTATAAAAGTGTGGGAAGCTTGAAGATGGAGGATTTTTTCAATTCTACCAAAAGTAAGGATTTGCTTCTTAATCCTAAACTTCCACTGCATTTCAGTTTGAATGAACAGCTACCACTCAAAGAGGGGGACCCAATAACCCCTGAAAGTCGTAGATGTGCTGATTGCTTCGGGAAAAATATGGTTTGCTTATATCCATGGggtgaaaagctttgctttatGAACCCTAAACTTTCTGGTCAGGAAGCACGTGAAGGAGGATTCATTAAGAAGGAAACATTACTACTGATTAATGATGACCTAACAATTCAACCTTTATCTCCTATCAATGGCATCCTTGACCTTGACAAACTTAAAGTCCTTGTAAGCAACTCAGAGGAGCATGAGGTTGAAGTAGGGGAAGAGGAGGTACATCTGAATCTCTTTCTCCATAGACACcacacacatatatatgcaTTCAATTGCGTCtatcaagatatatatatatatatatatatatatatatatatatatatgcattcaATTGCTAAACATTCCTCTATGTACAATTAGTTATTAAGACAGTTTTACAATATTTACTTTGGAGAGATTTTAATAATACTAAATAATATCAGGTTCTTCGTTCTtaatgatagaaaaaaagatTGTAGAAACTTAGATTGAAAATTCCATTCATAAAAACCTTGGCCTTCTATTTTTACCTTTAGTTTTATAATTGGATAATATATTGTGTTCAAcatctgaaaataattttccttattttaagcAGTATAAAGAAATGTTGCAAAGATCAACTTCCGAGTTTTATGATTGTTAACtatttatttagtaattataataaaaggtggtaatataaaattaaattatgattattgtagattttatgaggttttcctttgCTTgttcaaaaaccaattttttttatttattttgttcatttttggCTGTAGTAACTTAATCAGTAGTTTATTTCAATGTGAACCCAAAGCATATAGTGGCAAAACAGGGCCCTAGGAAGTGCACTTTGGATAGGTCCCCTACCTCCAATAATCTTGGGCAAAATGGCTACTCTGAAGAATCAAACCTATGCATACACctattgataaaatataaatttttagtaaTAATGCAGGTagtaattaagaaattaaaatcagTAAGGTTCTTTTTCATTCCAATAGCTTAAAACTATAATCGAAGTTCACTTTGGTTCATAgatgacctttttttttcttgttttcgaTAAGCATTTGGGTTCATGGCTGACTTAAAGAAAGAGGATTACTGGATTCCCCAACAAATCCTGGTTCAttaatgaacaaataaatatccAGAAAGCACTAACTTTTCCCGAATTAACTGATAATACACCACAATTTACTATATCATTCTAATGTTTCTAGGGAATCTAGCTCATATAAATGCAATATAATGTAAATTtaggttttgaaatttaaccatCCACTCATTCCTATTGCAGACTAATTTGTACTTTTATTATGCAGGCTTTAACTCTTCTCAAGGCTTCTTTAATCTCCAGGAGTGTTCTGAATCATGTGTTCAAACCAAATGATCTGGGACAAATGCTTGGCTAGTGAGTGCCCAAACGCTTCCCAGCATGTAAAAGGCCAGCATTGGCCTCACTCACTTGGGTTGTGTCCAGTCAACACCCTCAAGACTAATGAGAGGGAGTTTGTTGTCTTTTGGATCTTACAGATAATCTAAGGCAGTTAAGCCTCGGATCCTCATCAGTACtgtttttattggtttttttgttgGGTTCTATTTGTcggtttttattctttttccttctctgGGTTTTCTTTACACTTCTCATGCACTCAGGTTGTGCCTTCTGTAGCACTTCATCTTTGATTTCTTAGTTACTGAAACTTAACCTCTGGCTCAGACTAGCATGGACTCTATGTTcccaataatataatataagtatGCTTCTACATCCATCACTGAATTTGGCCTTGTGGtcaacattgaaaattttttgctCAAAACCAACCAGCTGTTTTAGTCCAAAGGCTCAATCTCTAAGCTGGAATTACCTAACTAAAGATGACACTTTTTCTGCCTATAAGCCCTATACCAACAGGCAACACAAACTCTATAATCTTCATCAACTTGTTTTGGTTTTATAATATACCATGCAACCATTTTACCTTCTATGAAAATGGTTACATTGGTTCTATGATTATgtatattctttttgaaaacacATAGATTTTATACATACTACTATAATTAAAGACTTTCTTAATATCCTCCAATGggacaatttttaaatttagaaaattcgGTATAAGTGAAATTTGAACCAAAAGAAATTCACCGTCAACAAGTTCACAAACAGTAGCTTTGTTCAACTACGCTAACCCTGAACCTCTTGCTTAAGAGCCAATTAAGAATTTAGAAACTGACATTGCAGTGAGCTCTAATTGGTCAAGATGTAGATGGTAAAGTGCTAGGAACTGTCAGGTAGGGGGTAAGCCTAGGGTTCAAATATCCAAATATTTGTgcataacaaagaaaaaataagaagctGAGGAGATATATCATTTGGCAATAAGGGCTTGTTAGGCAAGATGGTTCTAACGCCAACTATTCCTCTGGTGTGTGCTCTGTGCTTGATCATTGGAGGCAATAAACAATTTAAGAAGGAAAGATAAAAAGCAGAAAATTCTGGTTTAGGGTTGAGGTTGAAATCTTTTGAAATCTCAGTACAGGCTGTCAAAGGTAGGGTGGAAGCTGAAGTTTGGAAAGGGGACATGGGTTCTCTAGTTGGATTAGATTTGGAGAAAAGCATCTTTCGTTTGAGAGGCCATTTCCAAAGAGGAATGGAAAGAAGGGGGAAGTGGTACAGAGTCTACAGACTGCTGCTCCATAGTAATGAGGAGGGCAGTATCAGCTGTACTCGGTTTGCTTTGTGGAGGCAAGGAGGTTAGCTTTGGGGTTCTCAGAAGGCAGGGGGTTTCTTGGGGGTTGAGTCATTCTAGCTAACAAATTATGGAGACTTTGGGTGGTCTTTCCTGTCCCTGAAGCTGACCCTTTTACTAAGGTCCCCTCTGCAGAGAGCAGTTAGAAGGATACCAAAAAGGGAGAGTCCTTTGATGAGCTTGTGAGGGAGGCCCAATATAGGTAGGTACTGCAGTGTGGATACAATTAGGGGAGAAGGAGTTGAGCAGTAAGATGAAGGGGGCTGCAATGTTGTTTAGTGGGTAGGCTGGGGGATTTCACACCAAGCTCCAGATCTAATTTTGTTGAAGAGGTGGGGTGTATAACTGAAACCAAAGAGGGCATGCATTTGGCCTTGTCAGGGAGCTCCCTTATCTTGTTTGGATTTGAGGCAGTTTCTGATGCAGAGTTGGTCCCTAAACAGGGTTGAGAaggtaaaagaataaaattctgTTTTAGATAgtattgataaaaagaaaaaagaaaaaattctgtTTTAGATAGTGGAGTCCCAGAGGTGGGATACTGTGGGGAAGAAGTTCATACTAGAGAACCTTGTGTGAGAGTAGTTGGGTTGTCATTGCATTTCTAGGATAGGGAGTTGTTCAAGTAGCTTAGGGACTTTTGGAGGGGGATTGTGGCAGTGGATGAAGATACCATGAATCGCCAAAACTTATATAAAGGTGTTAGGACAATGCCGATGGCAACGGTGGTGGGCTGTTGGTGGGAAATCCCATGGTAACTAACCTTAAAATTATGTTGGATAAACTAAGCTAACCATACAAATTTCAATTGAGCTAAAGTAGCTAATAAATAGAATGGAAAAAATCAGAGCACATTTTATCCATATTCTCATGTCCTGAGATCTAGGAATTAAGGAATCTAACACTATACTTAGCTAGAGCACACTAAAACCCGACATCTGTACCTGCATCCATGTAACATGGATGCACATACCCATTTCTCAATTGTTCATTTTTCATGTTGTCATTCATCTATCTCAACACTATCATCTTGGCTATGATCATTTCCAAACACAATTCCAAACCAAAATTCTCAAAACtccataataataacaaaagggTCCCATGCCTTTGGTAAATCGAATCCCATTTTCAACCCTAGCCTTCCTCGTCTTTTACTAGTTGACCCTAACAATATTTTCCTCCATTCTCTTCCTAGTTATCCtcattttcttagcaaccaaacagattACGAATGGATCAGAATATGACATATTTCGTAAGGTAATGTCCCTGTTCCCTCGCACGAGTCCTAGGAGGCCCTCAAGATCGCTGAAGGAACCGATGCACATGTCCGTGGAAGCcaccaaatgaaaaaaagtaaaacaaacaaCACCAACAACAACAAAGCCAATCCTCTCACCATTTCAtccaataaaaacaattaaaaaaaaaatcaagaatggAAAGAGTAACCTTACCAGTATCAGTATCGTCGATGAGGACGACTTCAAGAGAGTTCTGGAAAACGACTATTCTGTACTCTCACATGTCTGTGCAAGGCTTCACTATCTCAACCTGTTCCTGCTCCACTGCCAATTTTCCCATTCTTGGAAAGAATCTGAAAGATTATTTAGAAATCAGAATAATTGTTTTGGAGATCAAaccaagaataaataaatatcataaaaacaaaatgccCCCAttccaaaaatttgttttttctttgttacaaaaatctatttatcaaaaccctaattcacaaataaaattgaaaaagaaaaacactaaactcaaaaatcaaatttagggAATCACCCCACCCCACCCATGCGCCCCCagtttcaaaaatcaaaacaattgtATCAATAATCAAAAACTCTATTACAAATCAAAGGAAAACCTAGACTCagaatcgaaaaaaaaaaatccagaaatcaaaataattatttcataaataaaacaaaaaaatcaattaaaaaaatctgtttaacaaaccctaatttagaaataaagtaggagaacaaagaaagagactcaaaaatcaaaattagggAAACCTCCTATTTCAAAAAAGTGctaggaaaaatgaaaaatcacatttttgtGTTTGGCTTGgatgaaaaatgtgaaagaaaatctCATATGATGAAAATTGGTAATTTAAGTTGAAAGAATATGGAGAGATTTTATCGagcttaaaaacatattttcttctttccctgATACTTCCTAATACCCAAACAAAACCCTAACGGATTCGCCTTATATGAGGAAATGGCCCAGGATGCTCTGCTTTTGGTGCAACTTTTTTCACTTCTGGCATGCCAAAAGCATTCCAGAACTTGAGAGTCTCATCTCCTGCAGCAGTTGCCACTGTACGTCCATCTGGACTCTGCCACAAGAGTTGATCAAGAATATTAGAACATATAAAGATTTGGTACTCAGAAACATTCACTAAACTAAGGTCCATTTTATTACCTGAGCCATGAAAAGAACTCTGGATGTATGACCAGTAAGCTCAGCAATCTTCACCATTGATGGATACATCCAGAGGGTGAGTTGATTCTGCATAAAGCCGTGGGAGCTAAGCAACTCACGCTCGTTCTTGTTCCACAGCAGAGCACAGACTTGTGAGCCAGTGTCCACTGAGTTCAAGCATGCGCCAGTGTGGGTGTTCCAAAACTTTATGCAACAATCACTCCCACCTCCTCCAGATGCCAGCAAATTGCGCTGAAAAGGGCACCAAGCAAGTGCTTTTACTGCAGCAGTGTGATCCTCAAGCCTGTGAAGCCACTGAGAACGTGAATGCATAGAGGCCATTGACCTATCCCATATGTAGAGTAAATTGTCATTTCCTCCACTCGCTAACTGTTGGCCAGAGGTAGACCATTTCAGTCCACAAACCTCTTGCCGGTGTCCTCTAAAAGTTGCCACAATGTGCGAGTGCACTCTTACATCATTGTTAATGATCTGACCATCCATTCCCCCAGTTGTAAGGATGTGGTTTTTCCAATCTAGAGAACCAACTCGTGATTGGTGGCCACCTCTCAGAGTCCTCAGCTGCAGAATTGATAGAACATCACTGTATTAGGAAATCATCAACAAAAGACCATTCCAAAggttaaaacaaagaaaaattacatACCAGTCGATTAGCTGTAGAATCCCATAGCTGAACATCAGAATTGTTCAAGCCAATGGCAATATATTGTCCATCAGCAGCCCAACTCACACTTGTAACAGGGCCATTCTCATCATCAACAGTGACAAGCTCTGAGGCAGAACCATTTGAAGCATCCCACAAATATACCGTGTTTTGAAGAGCAAGTGCAAGAACATTGCTGCTACCCCAATCCATTAAGTTCAAGCAAAAATCATCTATAATATCAGGAGCATCCAATGCCCTCTCAGGAGTCTGTCGCATCCGATCAAAtcaaaaacaataacaaaaggaaaaaaaaaatcagataaaGTAAAGCTTAACAATCATATATCTGAAACAAGTAGAGATCAAATGAGTCAGTAAATATCATAAACTCCATTTTATTGACCTAATCTGAATTTGTCCAACCTGAGGAATATGCCGCAGAGGCTTTGAGGGCTTGGATTGATGAACAGAAGAATAGAATTCATCCGGTATCAATTTTACTGGAGTATGTGGTTTATTCTTAAAGGCGAGGATGCGAGAGCGATTCATGTTGAATGTCTCAGCCAGTAGTTTCAAGTAGGCCTCTTTGGATTGAGACATGACAACACTTTGGTTCTCTTTGCCTTTCCCCCTTTCAGTCAACATGTAATGGGCAAAGTCAAAGTCCATTGCTGATCTGTTTGGAATGAATCTGTCCAACTGAAAAGCAACAAAGAACcattaaatcaaatattcaaaacaGAAATcattctaatatatatttttttttatagacaaagagaaaaataaattaaaacacacCTAAACAGGGGGCGCTCCCTACGTACACAGGCAGTATACAAAGAAAGCCAAAACAAggcaacaaaagaaagaaaaaacctagaaaCAAATAACAACCCACTTCCAAAATTCCAACTGGTCCCTATCCTCACAAAAAAGAAGAGTATCATCTGCAAACAACATATGGGAAACTGAAACCCCTTCTCCATGTCTCCCCATTACCTTGAAACCCCTAATGAAACCTTTCTCCTCAGCTCTTAATATTAAACTGATATTATTGTGTCATTGTAATATGCATGTTTAACAGAAATcattcaacaaaataaatatcataaaaacaaaatggcCCCATACagaaatccattttttttcttacattttcccaGCTCTGAAGAAACTGCACCTGTTGAGGGCAAGAATTCAAAGACCCTGCATCCATAACATTTAATGAGAACCAAAGACcagactttaaaaaaaaaaaatcaaaaccctaaattgGAGCAATTTCGCTGAAATCTAAACGAGAagcatttaattaaaatcaaattgtgAATCAATGAAAGCGGTTAAGGGTTGGGGAGGGTTTCACCTCTGGAGAGCCGTCCAAGGAGGAGGACCGAAAGGGGGTCAGCCATCGATTGCGGGGATCGATTTCG
It encodes:
- the LOC117915000 gene encoding cell division cycle 20.2, cofactor of APC complex-like, which produces MADPLSVLLLGRLSRGSLNSCPQQVQFLQSWENLDRFIPNRSAMDFDFAHYMLTERGKGKENQSVVMSQSKEAYLKLLAETFNMNRSRILAFKNKPHTPVKLIPDEFYSSVHQSKPSKPLRHIPQTPERALDAPDIIDDFCLNLMDWGSSNVLALALQNTVYLWDASNGSASELVTVDDENGPVTSVSWAADGQYIAIGLNNSDVQLWDSTANRLLRTLRGGHQSRVGSLDWKNHILTTGGMDGQIINNDVRVHSHIVATFRGHRQEVCGLKWSTSGQQLASGGNDNLLYIWDRSMASMHSRSQWLHRLEDHTAAVKALAWCPFQRNLLASGGGGSDCCIKFWNTHTGACLNSVDTGSQVCALLWNKNERELLSSHGFMQNQLTLWMYPSMVKIAELTGHTSRVLFMAQSPDGRTVATAAGDETLKFWNAFGMPEVKKVAPKAEHPGPFPHIRRIR
- the LOC117915206 gene encoding uncharacterized protein LOC117915206, translated to MDYLYKNVEALDEQFLQSKECKTMLLNPRSAHDIHCKNLVLKIDDTEPTKIYMCSKLFCPIKTPNKKAYCLSSMVENSECSCGQAMDKEVFLEYQEGIIDGNGVFMKGTSRMFMITDDLHITPVSMSDSLAMFQKLRLESGNGIEVRTVIVDEEEVLHLLKRSLLSKTPMTDTFLSNEENTENAAPFEPLSRPNHLENRFRKMKVKLLINKSSRRVLCLEAKEDFMNLVLSFLTLPLGSIIRLLRGHSSLGSVDNLYKSVGSLKMEDFFNSTKSKDLLLNPKLPLHFSLNEQLPLKEGDPITPESRRCADCFGKNMVCLYPWGEKLCFMNPKLSGQEAREGGFIKKETLLLINDDLTIQPLSPINGILDLDKLKVLVSNSEEHEVEVGEEEALTLLKASLISRSVLNHVFKPNDLGQMLG